Genomic segment of Andrena cerasifolii isolate SP2316 chromosome 7, iyAndCera1_principal, whole genome shotgun sequence:
CGAATTTTCGTCGTCTGGTCGGTCGAGGGGCTGGCGTCGCAGTCGCGGAGGGGGGTTGCCGGACAGGGACATTTCTCTTGTATCGATTCGATTCGGGGTGTTCATGTCGAGGGGTGTTAAGGCGATGGGTGTATTAACCCTTTATCAGTTCGACGTAACGCTTGGCGTGGTGTAGCTATTTTTGTTGCAAAAGGATTAGCACGATCACAGTTGTGGACTTTGTGACGCGTTTGGTGGGGAGGGGGGTGATAGGATCGTCATAGTGATGGACGTATTGTTTTCTATTGTACCTACGTAGGAAACGTTATTCTAATTAATTGCAGAGTGCATTGTATATTGTGGTCGGGGGTTGATAATGTGTTGGGGCACGTTTGGAGGGGCAAAAGTTTGTAATGCTGTCGTTGATAAGTATCCAAGTCCAGTCACGTGGTGTAAGCAAGAAAATCTCTGTTCGACCtttatgcaaaaattattttgtttcttaTCCCGTTAAATTTAGTTAGCCCCTTAAAAATCGCACGAGACACGAGCACCGCAGAGGGCTGGTGCGGGGTTGTTATTTTGTTTCGTCTATTCAGAACTTTCTGGTGCTTATATGCATCGAAGATATTCTATGTAATTTTACCCACGGAAGCATCAGAGAGTAtacagtgtaacgagtaaaaGTTGGAGCTTATGGCCAAACTGCTTGCGCACTTGTGTAAACTCCATCTCGCGTGGGGATGCTCGTATATGCTCCGGCGAGCAATACGCAATCTCTGGGATAATATGTTAAAGAGCGAAATATCTGCAGTACAcgctgaaatattttaaattcgtaACGGTATAATCAGGtgataaattaattttctcatCCTTCCCGGAGCAagtaatattttccaaaaactgTGTCATCAGAATTCAATAATTGCTGAGCTGTTTAAACTCTGATTGGAATGATGGCAAACGAATTTAATTCTGTGTTCAATTTTATCGTTAATACTatttcaatttctgtttgcaTTTTCCATTCGCGCAGGCCACAAATATTTCTTCAAAGAAATGCTTCAAATGTACAATTAATATAACGAATCAGAATAATGAGATTAAGCCGAATTTCTATCACGTACCCAGAAATATTTTCTCGAGGTTCTTCGCCGATGCATTGTGAATTCACTTTTCTATTCGTTTAcgagtttaaaatatttttcgaaatgttCCCTTACCTGTAGAGCTTCGGCCTCGTCTCGCCTTTCATCCTCGGTGTTCATTGTGACAAATCTCAGCACCAACAGATTGAGGGAGGCGGCGACGATGGCCAAGCCGAACAGAATGAAAATCAGGGCGAACATCACGTACTCGGGTTTGTTGTCCAGCGCGTTATCCTTCTGCAGCGCTACCATGTCGCCGAATCCGATGGTCGTCAGGGTGATAAAGCAATAGTAGATGGAGTCGAAATACGACCACCCTTCGTACCTGGAGAACGCTGCGGCACCTCCCGCAATTGTTAAGCAAGATAAGGTCGTCACCACGCAGATAAGATTTATTTCTGAGGcctgaaaataattgttttcgagGACAGTTACTTTCTGCGATGATCACAGAGTTTAGCTTGAGGAGCTGTCAGTAATATCTCAGGGATACTGAATTCTTCCTCAAGTGAACACTGTTACTTCACAAGATAGAAAGCTCAACTTCCTTGAACTCTTCAACGACCCACATATGTAAAAGAATGCGGCTCAACAGATACCAAATTTTCTTTTGGTTGTCTGGATAGGTCAACatacagaaaattgaaattttttaaacgaatccaAATTGCGGGGAAatgtaaagaaaataaaagcgcAGTGATGCCAAAAGCGTAATGTTACGGGTGTAAGGTGTGTGGTCGATAGAAATACAATACAGAAGTGTCGTAGCCTAACAGACTCAACATTTTAGTGGTTACTTCGAGGTAATGAAATTGGTAGCTTTACCTGGACATCCTTACAGTTAAGAAGCTTCTTTACGTTCCGTATGACGAcggacgagaatttattcagaCGCTCTCCTATGCTTTGGAACATCACGAGTCCCAACGGAATTCCGATGATCGCGTAGCACATCGTGAACACCTTGCCACTAATGGTGTTTGGCGTTGAATGCCCGTAACCTGTAAGACAATTCGTATATCCAGTAAAAAAACTTctcaataatttaatttattcaatATACACGCATCTGCTAGGTTCATTGATTATTAATCAATTATTCTGTCTTTTACATTCGACAATTTATTGCAAAGCTATGGTTTTTTTACATGGATAGATACTCGATGGAAAtggaaactgaaatattatctGACACATgttgcattttttattttaatataattctcgttttagttttttttattcaatttcctGCACTCGTGCCTGAAATACACAGTTAAtctatattataaaaaattccgTGCTTTTAAGAGTATAGTGGTTGCAAGAGATACAAATAGTAGTATATATTTTGTAGTTGTGGGACATGTAGCGAATGTGTGCTTCGTTTGGGTAGGtgagtctctaattaatttgagaAGCTTTTATGTAATTATTccacgaattattcgaatataataATTCTTCACATATTCCTGTTATTTTAGTTTCTTACTGTAATACATAGGTTTTAGATTTTCATCTTACAGCTGTTATTCTACAAGTGCCGacgattatgaaagtggtgcaagtcatgtattttttgtttcaccactttcataatcaccggcacatatATCTTTTGAGAATATCGAATTGCTTTTGTCTAATAATACGATAACagtctttttatatttaacttttggGTTATTGAAACTTTGCTGTTACATCATCGTCGATTTTTGCGAACTCATTTTTCTAAACGAATACGTACCAATAGTGGTGAGAACCGTGGTCGCATAATAAAACGCTCCTGCGAATTTCCACTGTTGACCAGCTTTATGAGGTTCCGTCTTCAACACCACTGTTTCCATGATCCTGAAGTCGTCCTCGCTTATATTATATTTGCGTATAACCATTTTTTCAATGGCTGCGAACAGAAAAACGTCAATGCAGCTTCAACCATGCAGTTTGTGTTCCCACAtccatgtgtgttttgtaattgCCACATCGCTTTCCTTTACATTTTCCACACTTCGTAACGATTTTATCCTTATATGGATTCATGGATATTTAGCCTGGATAaatacctctttttttagaatttatctTTCATAGAATCAGTAGAAAAGTCGAAGTTCATGGTTAGAGGTTTGATACAGATAAAAAAGGAAGAGCTGGAAGTTCCTTCGACAAGAATGTGGGACTTGCGACAGAGAGTCAGTACTCTTAGCAAAATTACATTTCGAAAGCTGTACCTAAGTCGTTCCTCTCTACATCGATCCGAGTTTCATTTCGTGAAATTCTAAGTATTGTGGTATTCCCTTTTGAAAAGCATGTAGTAACTATCTAGGTTCAGGAATGAAGGAACAAAAGTCCATCGAGTAATGAATCacaaatatagaaattaaatcTTCAAGTCCGAAATTTCATGAAATACATTtcacatattttattatattttattcagattgtgtttcattttaatttttatctgaaACATTACTTCATACTACGTATCCTGTACAATTTTCTACAATAGTCACGTTGTTCTAGAATCTAGAGCCTATAAAATCTCCTACTTCTAACTTACTCACTTCGTTATCAAATTACTATGTATTATCATCATCCTATTTCATCAATCGATTTTTAAAAGACCACCTCGAAAAGTTTCTCTAAGTTTCTAAATCTCCAAATCTATTTCTATTAAACGAAGTTAttcaaattttagtaacatataATAGTGCCAAAACTCGAAAGCACTCGAAGAATTTACCAGATGCTTTCAAAATCTACTCATTGATGCTTGTTTCTTTCATTGTCGGTTAAACTAACATTAAATTGATTAGCAAGAAATGTACCGTCCAATGCTTCCTTGCGTCGTTTCTCCGTCTCGGACTCGAAGAAGTCGAAGATTGCAGCGCCGACGAAGAGGTAGGTGAGCGTTATGACGATCAACACTAGGGTCCGGACGTTTTGTTTCTTCATTCTCTAGTGAGCCACATGCTCACTAGCAGGGCCCCGGCCCTAACTACTTGCATCGCTCAGTGGGGTACGATTTTGTGTGCCGGGCCCATGACGAACCCCTTCCCCTTCTCGATGATGCTCGGGGGGCCCTTCCTCTCTTTACCGAGCGCTACAGACCCGGCACGCGACTTCTCTTCTTCAGGGTGTCTTCTTCCTTGCAAGAACTGCCTTGTAGCCGCTTTCGTTCATCTGGAAAACGCGTTTCTACGGTCGTCAGACTGATCACCAAGTTCCCCTAGCTTAATATTTTGAATATCGCTGAATTTTGGTAAATTGTCTTCAATATACTGACAAATAGGGTAGACAGAGCTGTTTCGGGAGCATTATGAATTACGTTCACTGCAAATGTATAACAGACTTTTGAAGGACACATTTTATGTAAAAAGTGTCAAAGGACTGTTaataatgtaatataaatatttcaaaaatagtTTTCAGTTAAACTTATTATAAGTTATAAGAAGTTACAAATTAACAAGTTGCAATAGAGAATTCATAAAAAACGATTCTTGCAATACTCAAATTTATCTTCAACTTTCTTTGCCCACCTACTTACATCGAAGAAACTTTGTACTTTtaaaaaacgtgtttttacGGTTCGGATTTCGAGTTAGCTTTGTCATTATGTTGGATAAATAGTAACCGTTACCCTCAGCTGATTCTGAGTAAACGTTTCAAGAAGTTTTCAATTCTTAAAGACTTTTATACTTTTAACGATGGACaatgagaaattaaattcaagGGATATAATACGAATTAACATCACATACTGTCTATAATAAAATTCTATGATATTCCAATCTAATCTCAAAGGAACACCTTCCTCCAAACGAAGAACCAGAGGAGAAAGCCAATTTGAAAAACCTCGAAGTTATCTTCTTCTCAACTATAACTTCTGAAGCTATCAACCTGGTTTTCAGTCACTTACTCTCCCTAGTAGCATAAGGTCGTTACCCCGCAATGTGTGGGTTATTAGAGCCCACGTAACTGAAGGTACTGAACTAACTTTGTTTTATCACGAGAAACGATTACCTCGACGATTTCAAGAGAACCCGGGTAAACTGAGATAGAATTTTTCCCCgagcgattttaaagagtggcACTAATAAACGAACGGTTTCCACGCTAATGTGATAGGGAAGCAGGGCAAGTGGTCACGCAAGCGAGGAGAGCAGCTCGTGGCAGAAGGGAACCTTTTCCAGCGAGTACTGGATACTCGTGTTGGTTCTGCGGTTCGAGAGGTACCAAGGGATCTCCTCTCAAACGTCCTGTGAACGTTTCACGACATTGGGGGTTTCAAGATATAAAAAGGCATAATCGTCCTTGCAGCTAAAACGGGATTCGTTTGAGGATCGTCCTTTTCTACTTCGAGAGAGCCGAGGGATATCTGGGGAGGAGGCCTGGCCGAGCAAAAAATCTGCTGATATAGTGGGACCCACCTGCAGCCTGTTCCGGGTTCTCCTTTACGTATGACAAAGGATTGAGCAGAATGATATGGCAGTGCTTTCGCTGCTCCCACTGCCACGTTCCCTCCATTCCTCAGCTTAGCGCCCGACTGTTTCAGCGCCGACTGAAACAGAACAGTGGGTTTCCTGTGAGTGACTGGCGTATGCTGACGCTTGGAGGATCAGTAATAATTGATGTAATTACACGTTTACTGGATAATACGAGTGTTCGAAATAATACTTCTTCCCCTTTTGATGGATTTTATTGTACGCTAGTTTCTTTAAAttagacgatagccacactcatatagattaagaaacaACTTGAATCAGCTGTTTCGTGATAAGGACCAAATCTGCGTCGCCGTGTCAGCAAAGATTTGCCAGCACTACTTGCTGGTCTCTAACTCTTAGAAtattgcaaataattacttcagTTTTATTTTATGATTAGTTGAAATGCCAATGTCTTTACACGTTTAATAgaatttctttctttaattcttGAGAATTATCGCGAACAGGATCGTCTAAAGTAAAATATTCCCTTAAGCGTGGAAAGAATTTTTCTAAGTCGTTCTGCGCGCCGAGTGGATATTTGACATTTCAAAGTTGTGTAGTCTATTTGAAGAAGCTCTAGCTTACTGTTTCATAGGACTTCTCGTTTAGTAGCGCGTTGTCTTTGATGCCGATTGCGTGATTTTCTCCGTGTGTATATTCGATGTGGTCACCGAACCGTCATCGATTCGCCAATGGATCTGTGGGCTATCACGAGCCCATGAATAATGCATACTCCAACGTAACGACAGTCCACGATGTACTCATTATTGTCCCTCTTAGCCTATTAAATCTGGATTTGCGCTAATGGGCCGCGCTTTGTGATGAGGAGCACGTCACGTTTGTCAGCCACGATCAGCCGTGATCAACGGGATTTTACTTTGTGTCGTGTCGGGTTGATCGGCGAAAGTCAACGCCGGACATTCGCGTAACCGCGAGTGTGGCGTCTGTAGCCGTTGTCACGTGTTTAATTATATTCCTGTCGCGTGCATACGGTTATCTGATTTTCATTATTTCGCCTGGACATTTTATGGCAGCTGCGAGTGATGCCCTCTGATGCTTTAGAAAGAGGAGGAAATAAATAGGGACAAATTAAAATTACCGTGCCTCGGGTAATCTAATTGATGATTTCCTCGAATTAGGTAGCACGTAGGTACTTTATAGCGACTATACAATATTACGAAGGAGGTGTAA
This window contains:
- the Task6 gene encoding TWIK-related acid-sensitive K[+] channel 6 — protein: MKKQNVRTLVLIVITLTYLFVGAAIFDFFESETEKRRKEALDAIEKMVIRKYNISEDDFRIMETVVLKTEPHKAGQQWKFAGAFYYATTVLTTIGYGHSTPNTISGKVFTMCYAIIGIPLGLVMFQSIGERLNKFSSVVIRNVKKLLNCKDVQASEINLICVVTTLSCLTIAGGAAAFSRYEGWSYFDSIYYCFITLTTIGFGDMVALQKDNALDNKPEYVMFALIFILFGLAIVAASLNLLVLRFVTMNTEDERRDEAEALQAAQGAVRLEGDVIMANGSILLGQVGNHGDTVSLDDETSVCSCRCSGFQRRRRRPRFTVRRLPGRISHLLPMQQLPELDVRSELRQPPLTPLLQLSPLHQHRASM